The nucleotide sequence TCGATCCCGATCCAGGTGTGCCCGATCTCGACGTGCCGGTTCGCCTGGTCGATGTTGCAGAAAGTGGTCTCGCCGACGACCTTCCCCGTGTCGAGCCGGCGCACCGCCCACGGGTTCATGTGACCCTCGTCGCGCCATGTCAGGCGTCGTGCGATGTCGGCCGCGATGCTCTCCGCGCGCGGCACGGACGTATACCAGGTGTGCTCCAGGCCCACCGCCGCTGCGGCCAGGTCGGCCTCGTGCGCGGGGGACAGGGGTTCGAGGCGGACGTGCGCGTTCTCGAGGGTGACCGGCGAGGTGAGGAGCATGCTTCGAGCGTAGAGCTGCAGGCCCGCCGCCCGCGGTGCGGCATGGTGCTCAGCTCGGGGGACGACGGATGCCGCAGGCCGAAGCATCCGTCATCCTCACCTCATCGCCGCCGACCTGACCTTGGTTCGGGGCGCGCGGCGCACACTCGGGGCGCACACCGCGCGCCCCGGACGGACGCGGCCCGCCCCGGACGGACGCGGTGCGCCCCGGACGGACGCGGTGCGCCCCGGACGCACGCCGCGCGCCCCGGACGGACGCGGCCCGCCCCGGACGGACGCGGTGCTCCCCGGACGGACGCGGTGCGCCCCGGACGGACGCGGCGCGCCCCGGACGCCACGGAGGGACGAGCGTCAGCCGCCGTACTCGGCGAGCAGCGCGCGGGCGCCGTCGGCGAGGGCTCCGATGCGCGCGGCGGCGTCGTCGCGGGACTCGCCCCGCACGTCGAGGTAAAGCTTGAGCTTGGGCTCGGTGCCGCTCGGCCGAACGATGACGCGCGAGCCGTCGGCGAGCCACAGGCGCAGCACATCGCCGGGCGGCAGGTCGTCTACGCCGTCGAGAAGATCGTCGATGCGTTCGACGGCGACCTGCCCGACGGATGCCGGATGCCGCTCGCGCAGCGCCGCCATGATGCGGGCGATCTGCGACACGTCCTCGACGCGGATCGACACCTGGTCGCTCGCGAACGCGCCGAACTGCTCGTCGAACTCGGTCAGCAGGTCGCCGACGCCCTCCCCCCGGCCGCGCGCCTCGCTCACCATGCCGAGGATGGCGACGGCGGCCGAGATGCCGTCCTTGTCGCGGACCGTCCCGGGGTTCACGAGGTAGCCGAGGGCCTCCTCGAAGCCGTACACGATGCCCGGCGCACGCGAGATCCACTTGAAGCCGGTGAGCGTCGCATGGAAGTCGAGGCCGTAGTGCTCTGCGACCGCCGCGAGGCCCGGCGACGACACCAGCGAGCATGCGAGCGAGGCTCCCTCGGCGGGTCCGTCGGCGGTGGCGAGCCGGCCGGCGCGCCAGCCGAGCAGGAGGCCGATCTCGTTGCCCGTGAGGCGGCGCCAGCCGCCCTCGGCGGAGTCGTCGGGGATGGCGACCGCGAGGCGGTCTGCGTCGGGGTCGTTGGCGATGACGAGCCCGGCCCCGGCCTCGCGCGCGGCCTCGAAGGCGAGGTCCATCGCCCCCGGCTCCTCCGGGTTCGGGAACGCCACGGTCGGGAATGCGCCGTCGGGCTCGAGCTGTGCCGACACCGGTACCGGCGCCGGGTAGCCTGCGGTCTCGAGGATGCGCGACAGCGTCTCCCAGCCGACCCCGTGCATCGCCGTGTACACCCACGTGAGGCCCTCGGCCCCGGCAGGTGCGGGCGCGACCGCGGCGGTCGCGGCGATGTACTCGTCGATGACGCTCTCGGTGGCGAGCTCGAACCCGAGCGAGCGCGGAATCGTGCTGATGTCGCCGGCCTCCGCCACGCGCTCGATGTGCGCGGCGATCTCGGCGTCGGCGGGCGACACGATCTGCGAGCCGTCGTCGGCCCCGCCGAGGTACACCTTGTAGCCGTTGTCGTCGGGCGGGTTGTGGCTCGCCGTGACCATGACGCCGGCGGCGGCTCCGAAGTGCCGCACCGCGAACGCCAGCACGGGCGTCGGGAGCAGACGCGGCATCAGGATCGCGCGCAGTCCGGCGCCCGCGAAGATCTCGGCGGAGTCGCGCGCGAACACATCGGAGTTGCGACGCCCGTCGTACCCGATCACGACGATCGGAGCATCGTCCAGGATCCCGGGCACCTCCGGCCCCTCGGCCTCGAGCGCGTCGGCCGAGGGCGTTTCGGTGAGCTCGGGCGCCGACGGCTCCGCGAGTTCTTCGGGAACGGATGCTGCGCCCGCATCGTCCGGCGCGGGGGCAGACCCGTCGCCGGCGCCGGCGTCGCGATCTCCCGCTTCTGCTGCGGAGGCAGCATCGGCATCGGCGTGCGCCGGTGCCTCGGCGTCCGCTCTCGCGGGCCCGTCGACCGACTCCACGTCGACGACTTCGCCCGGCGTCTCCTCGCCGGACCCCGCGGGTGCAACCACGAGGTCGTCCGCGGCGTCGTGCGCTGCGGCCGCGGCATCCGTGTCGCCGTCAGGTGTGCGCGACGAGGCCTCGACACCGACCGGCGGGAGCCCCGCCTGCTCGCGCACGTACGCGGCGAGCCCCGCGGCGGCCTGCGCCACGAGCACGCGGTTCATGCGGTTGCTGCCGGCGCCCAGGGCGCCGCGCAGTCCCGCGGTGCCGAACGCGAGGCGCGCCGAGAACCGGTCGGTGAGATCCTCGAGCGCCGCCGGGTTGCCCGACTCGGCGGCCTCGATCAGCGCGCGCAGTTCCGCGCGGGTCTCACCATCGGGGTCCTGTGCGAGCCACCCGTGCGCGTGCGCGAGGACGTCGGCGACGGCATCCGTGCCCGTCGGGACCTCGTCGGGGGCGGGCTCCTGCACGACCCCGATGTTCACAGCGCCCCGATCACGCGGGCCAGCAGCGACGAGATGACCGGCTCGGCCTCGCGGCCGGCGTCGAGCACCTCCTGATGGCTGAGCGGCGTCTTCTGGATGCCCGCGGCCATGTTGGTGATCAGCGAGAGACCGAGGATCTCCATGCCGGCCTGACGCGCGGCGATCGCCTCGAGCGCGGTCGACATGCCCACGATGTGCCCGCCGAACGACTTGACCATCTGGACCTCGGCCGGAGTCTCGTACTGAGGCCCGCGGAACTGCGTGTACACGCCCTCGTCGAGGCTCGGGTCGATGGAGCGCGCGAGGTCGCGGAGCCGCAGCGAGTAGAGGTCGGTGAGGTCGATGAAGGTCGCGCCCTCGAGAGGGGTGTCGCCGGTCATGTTGATGTGGTCGCTGATGAGCACCGGGCGACCGGGGGTCCAGGTGTGCTTGATCCCGCCGGCGCCGTTCGTGAGCACCATCGTGCGCACGCCCGCGGCCGCCGCGGTGCGCACGCTGTGGACGACGCGGCGGACGCCGTAGCCCTCGTAGTAGTGGGTGCGGGCACCGATCACCAGCACGCGACGGCCCTTGGGGGTGACGATGCTGCGCAGGGTCCCCGCGTGGCCGGTGAGGGCCGGCGCGCTGAAGCCGGTCACCTGGGTGGCGGGGAAGGTGGAGGTGGTCTCACCCAGGAGCTCCGCGGCCTTGCCCCAGCCGCTGCCGAGCGTGAGCGCGATGTCGTGACGCTCGACGCCGGTGATGCGGGCGATGTCCTCCGCGGCGGCGGCGGCCACCGCGAAGGGGTCGGCCGTGGGGTCGTCGAGAGGATTGCCGGTGGTGTCTGACATGGGACCACTTTAGGAACGGACGGCGACGAGGGCCAGCGGAGCGGCATCCGCACGCGCCCGGGAGTGTCGCGGTGTCGATGCGGGGTCGCTCGGCAGGGGAGAATGGAATTCATGTCGATCAGCTTCGAGACCACCCAGAGCGTCGCCATCCTCGGCGGCGGACCCGGAGGCTACGAAGCGGCGCTGGCCGCCGCCCAGCTCGGAGCCGAGGTGACGGTGGTCGAACGCGCCGGCATCGGCGGCTCGGCCGTCATCACCGACGTGGTGCCGTCGAAGTCGCTCATCGCGACCGCCGACGCGGCCGTCGCGATCGCCGGTGCGGGCGACCTCGGCGTGCAGCTGTTCGCGAAGGGCAAGGACGGCAAGCCGCTCAAGCCCGAGATCGCCATCAACCTCACGGCCGTCAACAAGCGCCTCCTGACCCTGGCCCGCCAGCAGTCCGACGACATGCGCGCCTCGCTCGCCGAGGCGGGCGTGCGCATCATCTCGGGCCACGGCCGCCTCGAGGGCGACAACGCCGTCGTGGTGTCGACCGGGCCCGGCGGCACCGACTTCGACCGCATCGAGGCTGACACGCTCGTCGTCTCGGTCGGCGCGTCGCCCCGCGAGCTCGCCAGCGCGAAGCCCGACGGCGAGCGGATCCTCACGTGGACTCAGCTCTACAACATGACGGCGCTGCCCGAGCACCTCATCGTCGTCGGCTCGGGCGTCACCGGCGCCGAGTTCGCCGGCGCGTACATGAACCTCGGCGCGAAGGTCACACTGATCTCGAGCCGCGATCAGGTGCTCCCCGGAGAAGACAAGGATGCCGCCGCCGTCCTGGAGCGCGTCTTCAAGCGCGGCGGCATGAAGCTGTTGTCGAAGTCGCGGGCCGACAAGGTCGAGAACACCGGCGACGGTGTCGTCGTGACCCTGTCGGACGGCCGCACCGTCGAGGGCAGCCACTGCCTCATGGCGGTCGGCTCGATCCCGAACACCGCCGGGATCGGGCTGGAGCAGGCCGGCATCCAGATGACCGAGTCGGGCCACATCCAGGTCAACCGGGTCGCGCGCACCTCGGTGCCGAACATCTACGCCGCAGGCGACTGCACCACGTTCGTGCCGCTCGCCTCGGTCGCCTCGATGCAGGGACGCACCGCCGTCTTCCACGCGCTCGGCGACGTCGTCATCCCGCTCGAGCGCCGCCGCATCACCTCGAACATCTTCACCGCCCCCGAGATCGCGACCGTCGGCTGGCAGGAGAACGACATCGAGGACGGCCACATCAACGGCGTCGTGCACAAGCTGCCCCTCGCGGCAAACCCGCGCGCCAAGATGATGGGCATCAAGGACGGCTTCGTCAAGATCATCGCCCGCGAGGGCAGTGGCACCGTCATCGGCGGCGTCATCGTCGGTCCCCGCGCCTCCGAGCTCATCTACCCGATCGCGATCGCCGTCGAGCGCCGCCTCACGGTCGACCAGGTCTCCCGGGTCTTCGCGGTCTACCCGTCGCTGTCGGGCAGCATCACGGACGCCGCGCGCGCAATGCACGTCGTCGACCACAACGTCTACGGCGGCTGACCTCCCCGGGCTCGGTCCCGTCGCGACCATGCCCGTCCGGTCGCGACCATGCCCGTCCGGTCGCGACCATGCCCGTCCGGTCGCGACCATGCCCGTCCGGTCGCGACCATGCCCGTCCCGTCGCGACCATGCCCGTCCCGTCGCGACCATGCCCGTCCCGTCGCGACCATGCCCTGGCATGCTCGGCGCGGGAGGGGCGTGCTCGGCGCGGGAGGGGCGTGCTCGGCGCGGGAGGGGCGTGCTCGGCGCGGGAGGGGTGTGCTCGGCGCGGGAGGGGCGTGCTCGGCGCGAGGGACGGATGCTGCGGCCCGCAGCATCCGTCATCGCCGGCGTCAGTGGAGGCCGGTGTTGGCGCGCCAGAGGTCCGCGGCGCGGTTCGCCGCCGCGTCGACAAGAGCCCGCAGCTCCGGACGGTCGGGCATCGCGAACGACACGTACGCGCCGCGGCCGCCGGCCAACGGACGGCCGTACGCCTTGGCCGCTAGGGAGTGATCGGGCAGCAGCTGCACCGTGAGCGACTGCAGCGCGAACTCCTCACCGCGGCGCACGTCCGTCCAGCGCAGCTCCGGCGGAATCACCACGTTGATCGCCAGCGCCGACACCTCGGGCGCACTGGAGTCAGGCGAGACGTCCATGCCGCCATCCTGTCACCCTCGCCGAGCCGCCGGCCGAGGCATCCGTCTCCGGGGTCTTCCCGTGCCGGAACACGGGTCGGTACGGCGACACGCCGGTGACGGATGCCTCGTCCCGGCGTGTCACGCGACCGACCCGTGTTTTCGCACGCTCACGCCGCGAGAGCGGGCGTATGGATCAGGAAATGGTGAGGAGCTGGTGACCCGCCGAGACGGTCGTGCCGGGGTCGGCGTTGATGGCGCCGATGACGCCGTCCTTGTGGGCCTGGATGGGCTGCTCCATCTTCATCGCCTCGAGGACGATGACGAGGTCGCCCTTGACGACCTGCTGGCCCTCTTCGACGGCGACCTTCACGACCGTGGCCTGCATCGGCGACTTGACCGCGTCGCCCGAGGCGCCCGCGACGACCGAGGGGGAGTGCGAGCGGCGCGACGGAGGCACGGCCGCCGGGCGTCCGGCGACACCGACGGGCGCGACGACGCGGTCGGGCAGGCTCACCTCGAGGCGCCTGCCGGCGACCTCGACGACGACCGTGTGGCGCGCCTCGGCGGGAGTCGGCTCGCTGAGCTCGCCGTCCCACGGGGCGATGTCGTTGACGAACTCGGTCTCGATCCACCGCGTGAAGACGCCGAAGCGACCGTCCTCCGCGGTGAACGCGGGATCGCGCACGACGGCGCGGTGGAACGGCAGCACCGTGGGCAGGCCCGAGACCTCGAACTCGTCGAGCGCGCGGCGCGAGCGCTCGAGCGCCTCTGCGCGGTCGCGGCCGGTGACGATGATCTTCGCGAGCAGCGAGTCGAACGCGCCCGACACGCTGTCACCGGCGGTGACGCCGGAGTCGAGACGGATGCCGGGACCGCCGAACGTCTTGAACACGTGGATCGGTCCGGGCTGAGGGAGGAAGCCGCGGCCCGGGTCCTCGCCGTTGATGCGGAACTCGATCGAGTGGCCCTCGGGCTTCGGGTCGTCGTAGCCCAACTCCTCGCCCTCGGCGAGGCGGAACTGCTCGCGCACGAGGTCGATGCCCGTGACCTCTTCCGAGACCGGGTGCTCGACCTGCAGGCGCGTGTTCACCTCGAGGAACGAGATGGTGCCGTCGGCGCCGATGAGGAACTCGCAGGTCCCCGCGCCGACGTAGCCGACTTCCTGGAGGATGGCCTTCGACGCGTCGTACAGGGTCTTGTTCTGCTCGTCGCTCAGGAACGGCGCGGGAGCCTCTTCGACGAGCTTCTGGTGGCGGCGCTGCAGCGAGCAGTCGCGCGTCGAGATGACGACGACGTTGCCCGCGGCGTCCGCGAGGCACTGCGTCTCGACGTGACGCGGCTTGTCGAGGTACTTCTCGACGAAGCACTCGCCGCGGCCGAAGGCGGTGATCGCCTCACGCGTCGCGGACTCGAAGAGCTCGGGCACCTCGTCGATGGTGCGGGCGACCTTGAGGCCGCGCCCGCCGCCGCCGTACGCGGCTTTGATCGCGATCGGCAGACCGACCTCTTCGGCGAACGCGACGACCTCGTCGGCGCCGGCCACGGGACCGGGGGTGCCGGGGGCGAGCGGTGCGCCCACCTTCTCGGCGACCGCGCGGGCGGTCACCTTGTCGCCGAGGGCCTCGATCGCCTCGGGCGACGGGCCGATCCAGACGAGCCCGGCGCCGATCACGGCGCGGGCGAAGTCGGCGTTCTCGGCGAGGAAGCCGTACCCGGGATGCACGGCGTCGGCGCCGGCGCGGCGCGCGACGGAGAGGATCTTCTCGATCGAGAGGTACGTCTCGGCGCTCGTGGCGCCCTCGAGGGCGTACGCCTCGTCCGCCAGGCGCGCGTGCATCGCGTCGCGGTCCTGGTCGGCGTAGACGGCGACGGATGACTTCCCGGCATCGCGGGCGGCGCGGATGACGCGGACGGCGATCTCGCCGCGGTTGGCAACGAGAACCTTGGCGATACGAGACATGGATGCCAGCCTACAGACGGCACCCCGAGGGCTTTTGACCGGTTCGTACAAGAACCGACCAGAAACGTGGGATTCCTACTACAACGGGAACGCCCTCACGGCGCCCCGTCCTCCGCGGATGACGTGTCGCCGATCTCACCGCGCTCGAGTGAGGGATCGGACGTGTTCCACAGCGCGGTCCAGTCCACATCCACCTCGCGCACGAGGCGGCGCAGGGTCGACACCGACATGCCCACGACCGTCGAAGGATCCCCGTCGACGCGGTCGATGAAGGCGCCGCCCAGGCTGTCGACCGTGAACGCGCCGGCGACGTGCAGGGGTTCGCCGGTCGCGACGTACGCGTCGATCTCCGCATCCGTCACGTCCGCGACGAAGGAGACGGATGCTGCAGCCGTCGCATGCACCTCGCGCGGCGGTTCACCCGGCTCGATGCGAACCACGGCGTGGCCGGAGTGCAGCACACCGGTGCGGCCGCGCATCGCACGCCAGCGCGCGGCCGCGTTCGGGGGCGTATAGGGCTTGCCGAGCACTTCGCCGTCCAGCTCGAACATCGAGTCGCCGCCGATGACGATGCCGTCGAAGTCCGGGATGTCGTCGTGCAGGCGCACCGCCACGTCCGCCGCCTTGCGCCGTGCCAGCAGGAGCACGTGCTCGTCGGGAGCGAGCGTGCGCCCCTCGGCTGCCTCGACCGCCGCGATCACCGCTTCTTCGTCGACGTCGGGAGCGACGGTGAGCGGGCGGATGCCGAACTGCCCGAGCAGCATGAGCCGGGCGGGCGAGGTCGAGGCGAGGCAGACGCGCATGACCCCACCGTATCGACGCCCGCCCATCTGCCGTCTGCAGGATTGGTGGGCGGCGCAGCGGGGCCGACCCCGCGTTGTTCGGCGCCCTGGCAGGCCCCTCGAGTGGAGTCGGCCCTGCGAACGGTACTCCTCGCCGAGCGTAGGCTCGTCGGGTGAGTGAAACCGGCGACCTCCTCGACCTCGACATCACGGGCGTCGCCCACGGCGGCGTGTTCGTCGCGCGCCACGAGGGGCGCGTCGTGTTCGTGCCCGACACGATCCCGGGCGAGCGCGTGCG is from Microbacterium sp. LWH3-1.2 and encodes:
- a CDS encoding GNAT family N-acetyltransferase; the protein is MLLTSPVTLENAHVRLEPLSPAHEADLAAAAVGLEHTWYTSVPRAESIAADIARRLTWRDEGHMNPWAVRRLDTGKVVGETTFCNIDQANRHVEIGHTWIGIEAQRTFVNTASKLLLLAHAFEQCEAIAVEFRTHWHNRQSRAAIARLGAKQDGVLRNHRLGPDGTLRDTVVFSILPTEWPAVRLDLTERLARG
- a CDS encoding phospho-sugar mutase — translated: MQEPAPDEVPTGTDAVADVLAHAHGWLAQDPDGETRAELRALIEAAESGNPAALEDLTDRFSARLAFGTAGLRGALGAGSNRMNRVLVAQAAAGLAAYVREQAGLPPVGVEASSRTPDGDTDAAAAAHDAADDLVVAPAGSGEETPGEVVDVESVDGPARADAEAPAHADADAASAAEAGDRDAGAGDGSAPAPDDAGAASVPEELAEPSAPELTETPSADALEAEGPEVPGILDDAPIVVIGYDGRRNSDVFARDSAEIFAGAGLRAILMPRLLPTPVLAFAVRHFGAAAGVMVTASHNPPDDNGYKVYLGGADDGSQIVSPADAEIAAHIERVAEAGDISTIPRSLGFELATESVIDEYIAATAAVAPAPAGAEGLTWVYTAMHGVGWETLSRILETAGYPAPVPVSAQLEPDGAFPTVAFPNPEEPGAMDLAFEAAREAGAGLVIANDPDADRLAVAIPDDSAEGGWRRLTGNEIGLLLGWRAGRLATADGPAEGASLACSLVSSPGLAAVAEHYGLDFHATLTGFKWISRAPGIVYGFEEALGYLVNPGTVRDKDGISAAVAILGMVSEARGRGEGVGDLLTEFDEQFGAFASDQVSIRVEDVSQIARIMAALRERHPASVGQVAVERIDDLLDGVDDLPPGDVLRLWLADGSRVIVRPSGTEPKLKLYLDVRGESRDDAAARIGALADGARALLAEYGG
- a CDS encoding purine-nucleoside phosphorylase; the protein is MSDTTGNPLDDPTADPFAVAAAAAEDIARITGVERHDIALTLGSGWGKAAELLGETTSTFPATQVTGFSAPALTGHAGTLRSIVTPKGRRVLVIGARTHYYEGYGVRRVVHSVRTAAAAGVRTMVLTNGAGGIKHTWTPGRPVLISDHINMTGDTPLEGATFIDLTDLYSLRLRDLARSIDPSLDEGVYTQFRGPQYETPAEVQMVKSFGGHIVGMSTALEAIAARQAGMEILGLSLITNMAAGIQKTPLSHQEVLDAGREAEPVISSLLARVIGAL
- a CDS encoding NAD(P)H-quinone dehydrogenase, which produces MEFMSISFETTQSVAILGGGPGGYEAALAAAQLGAEVTVVERAGIGGSAVITDVVPSKSLIATADAAVAIAGAGDLGVQLFAKGKDGKPLKPEIAINLTAVNKRLLTLARQQSDDMRASLAEAGVRIISGHGRLEGDNAVVVSTGPGGTDFDRIEADTLVVSVGASPRELASAKPDGERILTWTQLYNMTALPEHLIVVGSGVTGAEFAGAYMNLGAKVTLISSRDQVLPGEDKDAAAVLERVFKRGGMKLLSKSRADKVENTGDGVVVTLSDGRTVEGSHCLMAVGSIPNTAGIGLEQAGIQMTESGHIQVNRVARTSVPNIYAAGDCTTFVPLASVASMQGRTAVFHALGDVVIPLERRRITSNIFTAPEIATVGWQENDIEDGHINGVVHKLPLAANPRAKMMGIKDGFVKIIAREGSGTVIGGVIVGPRASELIYPIAIAVERRLTVDQVSRVFAVYPSLSGSITDAARAMHVVDHNVYGG
- a CDS encoding acetyl/propionyl/methylcrotonyl-CoA carboxylase subunit alpha; translated protein: MSRIAKVLVANRGEIAVRVIRAARDAGKSSVAVYADQDRDAMHARLADEAYALEGATSAETYLSIEKILSVARRAGADAVHPGYGFLAENADFARAVIGAGLVWIGPSPEAIEALGDKVTARAVAEKVGAPLAPGTPGPVAGADEVVAFAEEVGLPIAIKAAYGGGGRGLKVARTIDEVPELFESATREAITAFGRGECFVEKYLDKPRHVETQCLADAAGNVVVISTRDCSLQRRHQKLVEEAPAPFLSDEQNKTLYDASKAILQEVGYVGAGTCEFLIGADGTISFLEVNTRLQVEHPVSEEVTGIDLVREQFRLAEGEELGYDDPKPEGHSIEFRINGEDPGRGFLPQPGPIHVFKTFGGPGIRLDSGVTAGDSVSGAFDSLLAKIIVTGRDRAEALERSRRALDEFEVSGLPTVLPFHRAVVRDPAFTAEDGRFGVFTRWIETEFVNDIAPWDGELSEPTPAEARHTVVVEVAGRRLEVSLPDRVVAPVGVAGRPAAVPPSRRSHSPSVVAGASGDAVKSPMQATVVKVAVEEGQQVVKGDLVIVLEAMKMEQPIQAHKDGVIGAINADPGTTVSAGHQLLTIS
- a CDS encoding Maf family protein; the protein is MRVCLASTSPARLMLLGQFGIRPLTVAPDVDEEAVIAAVEAAEGRTLAPDEHVLLLARRKAADVAVRLHDDIPDFDGIVIGGDSMFELDGEVLGKPYTPPNAAARWRAMRGRTGVLHSGHAVVRIEPGEPPREVHATAAASVSFVADVTDAEIDAYVATGEPLHVAGAFTVDSLGGAFIDRVDGDPSTVVGMSVSTLRRLVREVDVDWTALWNTSDPSLERGEIGDTSSAEDGAP